GCTCACTTCGCTTCAGCGTTGCTCGCTCTCGACCGCTTTATCAATATAACTACTCCCCTCAACAATTGTCAACAAGATTCCTGTGAGATTTTTGGGGTTTCCTCATAAGCCTTGGTGCGACTAGGTTTTAGACATTCTGGTTAAGGTTTTTCCTCTTTGGGAGTAATTTAGAGCGTGCGTTGCTCTCTCGTTGCATATTTTGCTGCGAAAGCTAAAGCAGGCGTAGAGGGAACTAAAGCAGGTTACGTCCAGGTCTCATCAATTCAGGCGAATGACTGCAAGCGAAGTTCTTTATATTTCAGTTATTCTCTGGCAAGAGTGACAGAAGAGCGATAAGTAGGGTTAAAATGCGCTCTAAACTAGGCGGTGCCCCAGCCAAATCCCGATCTCTAGAGAAAATAAGCCCAAGATCGGACTCCCAAACCAGTACACGGCTGCTGAAAATGGTCTGAAACTGCGAAGAAGAATCTTAGAATCCAGGATGTAGGACGAAAAGGTGGTGTAAGATCCCAGGAAGCCAACGACGATTAGGGTTTGGAGTCCGCTGGGAAGGGGGTACACCGTCGCTAAGGTTGCAACCACACCGATCAACAGCGCCCCTGTCAGATTTACAAACAGGGTGCCGTAGGGAAACCGGGTTCCCAGTTTTTTTGCCCAAAAGAGGCTAATGTAGTAGCGGCTGAGGGCTCCGGCGATCGCCCCTAGCGCGATGGCAGGTACAGTCCAATCCATTGCTTGCGAATTCATTGCGAGCTTGAGAGGGCTTGAATAAGGGTGATTACGTCTTCCTGATCTGGATCGGACTGCGATCGCAGGATGTGGATGGCTGCTTCACTAAAGTTGAGATGATAATCATCCGTTACCCTAACATCATGGGAGGTATACCCTAAAGCGTACAGTTTTTGGGTCAAGGCTTGAACAATCACCGCTTTGACCTGGATTTCAGGTTCCAGCACGTCGGGATGCTGAAACAACCAGAGTGCCGATTGGGGGTCATCATCGACGACTTTAACAACAGCATGAGTCAAGATAGCTCTAATGTGACCGGGATTGGGAATAAAGGTCAACAAATCTTTGAGCAGTTGGATGGGTTTGAGATCTCTGAGTTTGAGCAGGCTCACCGCAATTACAGTAGCCCTCTCGTCGTAATACGCCATGACGGAATCTGTCATAGGGAGTACAGAAGGTTCGCATACTATTCGGATTCCGAATCCTGAACAGACAATTGGTGCGGCGCATGCGCCACACCAAACCTGCGTCTGGTTACAAATGGAATGAGATCTCCAAACCTAAGCATAGGAAAAATCTGTGAGAAATTTGTGAATAGCTTAAAAAATTTTAGTCATGCCAATTTAGGAGCGATCGCATTTGTTCCACCAGATTAGGAGCCTTGAAGGGTTTTGTGATAATTCCCAAGATGGGGAGCGATGAAAATTCTGGCTGCTCTGAAATTTGAACTTTAGCGGTTAAGAAAATAACGGGGATCGCCTGGGTTTTTGGATTAGATTTGAGATGTTTCAGGGTAGTCAAACCATCCATACCGGGCATCATCATATCTAGAAGAATGACATCGGGCTGGACTGACTCGGCGATCGCCAGTCCCTCTTGGCCTGAGGGTGCTGCCAGAACATCCCAACCTGCGATCGTTTGTAGCGTGATTTGGGTGATTTTGCGAATCCCGATATCGTCATCGACGATCAAAATCTGTTTGGTCATTACGTCTCCGTTCCGCTCGAAGCAATTATTCTCTTATAGGGGGTTATTTTTGTCTACACATTTCGTTAGAGGAAGGGTGAAGTAGAAGGTGCTACCCGATCCAGCCTGGCTTTCGACGCCAATTTTTCCACCGTGTTGCTCGATAATGGTACGGCAAATGGAAAGTCCTAACCCCGTGCCGCCTTTATCACGGGAATCCGATGCGTCAATTTGATAGAACCGCTCAAACACATGCGCTGATTGTTCGGCGGGAATACCACGTCCCTCGTCTCGAACTGTACATAGTAGATAGGGGGCTGATGCAGATGGAGCTTCGGTCACGGATGGGGAAGCGTTCGATGGGATTTGCTCGGCAGTGACCCAAACCTTAGAGCCAGCCGGAGAAAATTTAATCGCGTTGCTGAGTAAGTTAGTCAGTACTTGTAAAAGGCGATCGCCAATTCCACGTGATCCGGGTACTCCTACAAGCGCACGGAAATCGTGCCGCCCAGCGTAAATTTGAAGGCGTTGGAAAGCAGGTTCAGCACAATTTTTTCCCACATCTCCCGATCGATGTAGATCGCTTCGGTGAGCGGCGGACAATCCACCACGTAGATTAATCCGGCATGTTCGATCCGCGATCAGAAGGTGCTGGCGAGATCGGCGGTTAGGGTGGCGAGGTCATTGGGTTCATACAATGCCTGAACGCGTCCGGCCTCAATCCGGGAGAAATCCAGCAGGGTATTCACTAATTTCTGCAAACGATGTCCGTTGCGCACAATCGTGGCAAGGCGATCGCGCTGGGTTGCAGGCAATGGCTGATCTACGTCTGCCAAAGCATCCTCGGCGGGCGATAGCATCAGGGTGAGCGGGGTGCGAAACTCGTGGGAAATATTGCTAAAAAAGACCGTTTTTGCCCGATCAATTTCGGCGAGGGCTTCGGCTCGCTGGCGTTCGGCTTCGTAGGCGCGGGCATCGGCGATCGCCATCGCAATTTGACGAGCGGTTAGCTCCAAAA
The nucleotide sequence above comes from Synechococcales cyanobacterium T60_A2020_003. Encoded proteins:
- the crcB gene encoding fluoride efflux transporter CrcB translates to MDWTVPAIALGAIAGALSRYYISLFWAKKLGTRFPYGTLFVNLTGALLIGVVATLATVYPLPSGLQTLIVVGFLGSYTTFSSYILDSKILLRSFRPFSAAVYWFGSPILGLFSLEIGIWLGHRLV
- a CDS encoding response regulator; amino-acid sequence: MTKQILIVDDDIGIRKITQITLQTIAGWDVLAAPSGQEGLAIAESVQPDVILLDMMMPGMDGLTTLKHLKSNPKTQAIPVIFLTAKVQISEQPEFSSLPILGIITKPFKAPNLVEQMRSLLNWHD